The proteins below are encoded in one region of Streptomyces sp. NBC_00490:
- a CDS encoding heme ABC transporter ATP-binding protein — protein MRLLRHRPTPPVPVEPGAVLAVALQGIDVTVRAGEVLALVGPNGAGKSTLLGALAADIAAADGVVRIHGRPATEWSAAELALRRAVLPQSASLSFPFAVEDVVRMGRAPWAAIAPGDDDRAVAEAMRQTEVAAFASRPFGALGGGERARVALARVLAQRAPLLLLDEPTAALDLRHQELVLRVCRERAREGDAVVVVLHDLGLAAAYAHRVAVLRAGRVAAYGAPKEVFDERLLSEVYDQPVEVFPHPRTGALLETLSGTFESPLTFTWGPF, from the coding sequence ATGAGACTCCTCCGCCATCGCCCCACTCCCCCGGTCCCCGTCGAGCCCGGAGCTGTGCTTGCCGTGGCTCTGCAAGGCATCGACGTCACCGTTCGTGCCGGGGAGGTGCTCGCGCTGGTCGGGCCCAATGGTGCCGGGAAGTCCACCCTCCTCGGTGCGCTCGCCGCCGATATCGCGGCAGCCGACGGAGTCGTACGCATCCACGGCCGCCCCGCCACGGAGTGGTCCGCGGCCGAGCTCGCCCTGCGGAGGGCTGTTCTGCCGCAGTCGGCCTCCCTCTCCTTTCCCTTTGCCGTCGAGGACGTCGTACGGATGGGCAGGGCCCCCTGGGCCGCCATCGCGCCCGGCGACGATGACCGGGCCGTCGCCGAGGCCATGCGGCAGACCGAGGTCGCCGCCTTCGCGTCCCGGCCCTTCGGCGCGCTCGGCGGCGGTGAGCGGGCCAGGGTCGCGCTCGCGCGGGTGCTCGCGCAGCGGGCTCCGCTGCTGCTGCTGGACGAGCCGACCGCGGCTCTCGACCTCAGGCATCAGGAGCTGGTGCTGCGGGTGTGCCGGGAGCGGGCGCGTGAGGGGGACGCCGTGGTCGTCGTACTGCACGATCTGGGGCTCGCCGCCGCGTACGCGCACCGGGTCGCGGTCCTGCGTGCCGGGCGGGTCGCCGCCTACGGGGCGCCCAAGGAGGTCTTCGACGAGCGGCTGCTGTCGGAGGTGTACGACCAGCCCGTGGAGGTGTTTCCGCACCCTCGGACGGGGGCGCTGCTCGAAACCCTGAGCGGAACCTTTGAATCTCCTTTGACCTTTACTTGGGGTCCGTTTTGA
- a CDS encoding PhzF family phenazine biosynthesis protein, with product MTDYDVLRVFCAPNGGYGNELGVVREGSVMPDREERQLFAGKLGFSETVFVDDPERGVIDIYTPTLRLPFAGHPCVGTAWLLDVPELVTPAGVVGARLDGEFSWIEARAEWAPPRTLRQYGTAAEVDDLDVPPKGEWIYAWAWEDEPAGRVRARAFPGRDDGIDEDEATGAAALLLTERLGRALNITQGAGSQILTAPQPGGWVEIGGRVYLER from the coding sequence GTGACTGACTACGACGTACTGCGCGTCTTCTGTGCGCCGAACGGCGGATACGGCAATGAACTCGGCGTGGTGCGCGAGGGATCCGTGATGCCGGACCGCGAGGAGCGGCAACTGTTCGCCGGGAAGCTCGGGTTCAGTGAGACCGTGTTCGTGGACGACCCGGAGCGCGGGGTCATCGACATCTACACGCCGACGCTGCGGCTGCCCTTCGCCGGCCACCCCTGCGTCGGCACGGCATGGCTGCTCGACGTGCCGGAGCTGGTCACCCCGGCCGGTGTCGTGGGCGCCCGGCTCGACGGCGAGTTCAGCTGGATCGAGGCGCGGGCGGAGTGGGCGCCGCCGCGGACGCTCAGGCAATACGGGACGGCCGCCGAGGTCGACGACCTGGACGTGCCGCCGAAGGGGGAGTGGATCTACGCCTGGGCCTGGGAGGACGAGCCCGCGGGGCGGGTGCGCGCGCGGGCGTTCCCGGGCCGTGACGACGGGATCGACGAGGACGAGGCGACCGGCGCCGCCGCCCTCCTGCTCACCGAACGGCTGGGCCGCGCCCTGAACATCACCCAGGGCGCGGGCTCGCAGATCCTCACCGCTCCCCAGCCCGGCGGCTGGGTGGAGATCGGCGGCCGGGTGTACCTGGAGCGCTAG
- a CDS encoding MFS transporter — MTDDDSAPPASRLRSVLPDLTPWRASADFRRLWVSGLVSNFGSFLTFVALPVQIKGLTESAAAVGAIGAVELIPLIVFGLYGGAMADALDKRGLIIWTEAGQGVLSAVLLVNALMPNPAVWPLYLVAALSSALVSVQRPALDSLWPRIVAHEHLPAAASLNTFRWTVGGVAGPAVAGVVVAYAGLGWAYAADLATFVVSVALIIPIASSPAAHEAAKPSLKAIAEGARYAWSRKELLGTYAVDLAAMFLAMPLALLPFLADELDAEWALGLMYATVPLGALLVSVTSGWTARIHRHGRMVVLSAALWGVAIAAAGIVGNLWLVLLFLTVAGGCDMVSGIFRGVMWNQTIPDELRGRLAGIELLSYSVGPTLGQVRSGGFAAWWGVRTSVWSGGLLCAGAVGLLALCLPKLMTYDARTDEHAARVRKQRAAAAPTGA; from the coding sequence GTGACCGATGACGACTCCGCTCCGCCTGCCTCCCGTCTCCGCTCCGTGCTGCCCGATCTCACGCCGTGGCGGGCCTCGGCCGACTTTCGGCGGCTGTGGGTGTCGGGGCTGGTGTCGAACTTCGGGAGCTTTCTGACGTTCGTCGCGCTGCCGGTGCAGATCAAGGGGTTGACGGAGTCCGCGGCGGCGGTGGGCGCGATCGGTGCGGTGGAGTTGATTCCGCTGATCGTCTTCGGGTTGTACGGCGGTGCAATGGCCGACGCCCTGGACAAGCGCGGGCTGATCATCTGGACCGAGGCCGGGCAGGGTGTGCTCAGCGCGGTGCTGCTGGTCAACGCGTTGATGCCGAACCCGGCGGTGTGGCCGCTGTATCTCGTCGCCGCCCTGTCCTCCGCGCTCGTCTCGGTGCAGCGCCCCGCGCTGGACTCGCTGTGGCCGCGGATCGTGGCCCATGAGCATCTGCCGGCCGCGGCCTCCCTGAACACCTTCCGCTGGACGGTCGGCGGGGTCGCGGGCCCGGCGGTGGCGGGTGTGGTGGTGGCGTACGCGGGACTCGGCTGGGCGTATGCGGCGGATCTGGCCACCTTCGTGGTCTCGGTCGCGCTGATCATCCCGATCGCCTCCTCCCCGGCCGCGCACGAGGCGGCGAAACCGTCGCTGAAGGCGATCGCCGAGGGCGCCCGGTACGCCTGGAGCCGCAAGGAGCTGCTCGGCACCTACGCGGTCGACCTCGCGGCGATGTTCCTGGCGATGCCGCTGGCGCTGCTGCCGTTCCTCGCGGACGAGTTGGACGCCGAGTGGGCGCTGGGTCTGATGTACGCGACGGTTCCGCTCGGGGCGCTGCTGGTGAGTGTGACGAGTGGCTGGACGGCGCGGATCCACCGGCACGGCCGGATGGTGGTGCTGTCGGCCGCGTTGTGGGGCGTGGCGATCGCGGCGGCCGGGATCGTCGGCAACCTGTGGCTGGTGCTGCTGTTCCTGACCGTGGCCGGGGGCTGCGACATGGTGAGCGGGATCTTCCGCGGGGTCATGTGGAACCAGACGATCCCGGACGAGCTGCGGGGCCGGCTCGCGGGGATCGAGCTGCTGTCGTACTCCGTGGGTCCGACCCTGGGCCAGGTCAGGTCGGGCGGTTTCGCCGCGTGGTGGGGGGTGCGGACGTCGGTGTGGTCGGGCGGTCTGCTGTGCGCCGGCGCGGTGGGCCTGCTGGCGCTGTGTCTGCCGAAGCTGATGACGTACGACGCGCGGACGGACGAGCACGCGGCGCGGGTGCGGAAGCAGCGGGCCGCCGCCGCACCCACGGGCGCCTGA
- a CDS encoding biliverdin-producing heme oxygenase — protein MDSFSTVIRTASHEQHVEAETSSFMSDLLGGRLGVDAYARYTEQLWFVYEALESGAERLAADPVTGPFIQPELYRLGALERDLEHLRGAGWRTGLTALPATRAYADRVRECATEWPAGYIAHHYTRYLGDLSGGQIIRDKAERTWGFERKGDGVRFYVFEGIANPAAFKRGYRELLDGVRVDDLEKQRIVTECKRAFALNTAVFRALGEEFPLSA, from the coding sequence ATGGACTCCTTCTCGACAGTCATCCGCACCGCGTCCCATGAGCAGCACGTGGAGGCGGAGACCTCGTCGTTCATGAGTGACCTGCTCGGCGGCAGGCTGGGCGTGGACGCGTACGCGCGCTACACCGAGCAGCTGTGGTTCGTGTACGAGGCGCTGGAGAGCGGGGCCGAGCGGCTGGCCGCGGATCCGGTGACCGGGCCCTTCATCCAGCCCGAGCTGTACCGGCTGGGCGCGCTGGAGCGGGACCTGGAGCATCTGCGGGGCGCCGGCTGGCGTACGGGGCTGACCGCGCTGCCGGCCACGCGGGCCTATGCGGACCGGGTCCGGGAGTGCGCCACCGAGTGGCCGGCCGGTTACATCGCCCACCACTACACGCGCTACCTCGGCGACCTCTCCGGCGGCCAGATCATCCGCGACAAGGCGGAGCGGACCTGGGGCTTCGAGCGCAAGGGCGACGGAGTGCGCTTCTACGTCTTCGAGGGGATCGCCAACCCCGCCGCGTTCAAGCGGGGTTACCGAGAGCTGCTGGACGGGGTGCGGGTCGACGACCTGGAGAAGCAGCGGATCGTGACGGAGTGCAAGAGGGCGTTCGCGCTCAACACGGCGGTCTTCCGCGCCCTCGGCGAGGAGTTCCCCCTGAGCGCCTAG
- the npdG gene encoding NADPH-dependent F420 reductase — MTSTDSAQKAPAKDPWDLPDVSGLVVGVLGGTGPQGKGLAYRLAKAGQKVIIGSRAADRAQAAADELGHGVEGADNAETARRSDIVIVAVPWDGHGKTLESLREELAGKLVVDCVNPLGFDKQGAYALKPEEGSAAQQAAALLPDSRVTAAFHHLSAVLLEDPEIDEIDTDVMVLGEARADVEIVQALAGRIPGMRGIFAGRLRNAHQVESLVANLISVNRRYKAHAGLRVTDV; from the coding sequence ATGACCTCTACCGACAGTGCACAGAAGGCCCCCGCGAAGGACCCCTGGGACCTTCCCGACGTCTCCGGGCTCGTCGTCGGCGTGCTCGGCGGGACCGGCCCCCAGGGCAAGGGCCTCGCCTACCGGCTCGCCAAGGCCGGCCAGAAGGTGATCATCGGCTCGCGCGCCGCCGACCGCGCCCAGGCCGCCGCCGACGAACTCGGACACGGCGTCGAAGGCGCCGACAACGCCGAGACCGCCCGCCGCAGCGACATCGTGATCGTCGCCGTGCCCTGGGACGGCCACGGCAAGACGCTGGAGTCGCTGCGCGAGGAACTGGCCGGGAAGCTGGTCGTCGACTGCGTCAACCCGCTCGGCTTCGACAAGCAGGGCGCCTACGCGCTGAAGCCCGAGGAGGGCAGCGCCGCCCAGCAGGCCGCCGCCCTGCTGCCGGACTCCCGGGTCACCGCCGCCTTCCACCACCTCTCCGCGGTCCTCCTGGAGGACCCGGAGATCGACGAGATCGACACCGACGTGATGGTCCTCGGCGAGGCACGGGCCGACGTCGAGATCGTCCAGGCCCTGGCCGGCCGTATCCCCGGCATGCGCGGCATCTTCGCGGGGCGCCTGCGCAACGCCCACCAGGTCGAGTCGCTGGTCGCCAACCTGATCTCCGTGAACCGCCGGTACAAGGCGCACGCGGGTCTGCGCGTCACGGACGTATGA
- a CDS encoding site-2 protease family protein — MTTTAARNSDRRISPVFVGILAVTAVTGWATWTGFAEQPGVAVFLFVTAAWIVSLCLHEYAHARTALHSGDITVGSKGYLTLNPLKYTHALLSIVLPVLFVIMGGIGLPGGAVFIERGRIRGRWKHSLISAAGPLTNVLFAIVCTAPFWLDALDGVPADFRFALAFLALLQVTAAILNFLPIPGLDGYGVIEPWLSYKIKRQVEPFAPFGLLFVFALLWVPAVNSAFFDVIDSILASLGISDFETYCGQDLYRFWQTSDFCSVSG; from the coding sequence ATGACCACCACAGCCGCCCGCAACAGCGACCGGCGGATCAGCCCAGTCTTCGTGGGCATCCTGGCCGTCACCGCGGTGACCGGCTGGGCCACCTGGACCGGGTTCGCCGAGCAGCCCGGCGTGGCCGTGTTCCTGTTCGTGACGGCCGCCTGGATCGTGTCCCTGTGTCTGCACGAGTACGCACACGCGCGTACCGCCCTGCACAGCGGTGACATCACCGTGGGTTCGAAGGGTTACCTCACGCTCAATCCCTTGAAGTACACCCATGCGCTGCTCAGCATCGTCCTTCCCGTCCTCTTCGTGATCATGGGCGGGATCGGTCTGCCGGGCGGGGCAGTCTTCATCGAGCGGGGCCGGATCCGGGGGCGCTGGAAGCACAGTCTGATCTCGGCCGCCGGGCCGCTCACCAATGTGCTGTTCGCCATCGTGTGCACGGCCCCGTTCTGGCTGGACGCGCTCGACGGGGTGCCGGCGGACTTCCGGTTCGCGCTGGCCTTCCTCGCCCTGCTCCAGGTGACGGCCGCGATCCTGAACTTCCTGCCGATTCCGGGCCTGGACGGTTATGGCGTCATCGAGCCCTGGCTGTCGTACAAGATCAAGCGCCAGGTGGAGCCGTTCGCGCCGTTCGGCCTGCTGTTCGTCTTCGCGCTGCTGTGGGTGCCGGCGGTCAACAGCGCGTTCTTCGACGTGATCGACTCGATCCTGGCCTCGCTCGGCATCAGCGACTTCGAGACGTACTGCGGTCAGGACCTCTACCGCTTCTGGCAGACGAGCGACTTCTGCTCGGTCAGCGGCTGA
- the map gene encoding type I methionyl aminopeptidase has protein sequence MSGQSLLVPGELSPTRSVPGNIRRPEYVGKPGPTPYTGPEVQTPETVEAMRVAGRIAARAMAEAAKLIAPGVTTDELDKVAHEYMCDYGAYPSTLGYRGFPKSLCTSVNEVICHGIPDSTVLRDGDIVNLDVTAYIGGVHGDNNATYLVGDVDEESRLLVERTRESLERAIKAVRPGRQINIIGRVIESYAKRFGYGVVRDFTGHGINSSFHSGLIIPHYDSPHATTVIQPGMTFTIEPMLTLGTHEYDMWDDGWTVVTKDRKRTAQFEHTLVVTDSGAEILTLP, from the coding sequence ATGTCTGGCCAGTCGCTGCTTGTACCAGGGGAGCTGTCCCCCACCCGTTCCGTGCCCGGAAACATCCGTCGTCCTGAGTACGTCGGCAAGCCGGGGCCGACGCCGTACACCGGGCCGGAGGTGCAGACTCCGGAGACCGTCGAGGCGATGCGGGTCGCCGGCCGGATCGCCGCGCGGGCGATGGCGGAGGCGGCGAAGCTGATCGCCCCCGGTGTGACCACCGACGAGCTGGACAAGGTGGCGCACGAGTACATGTGCGACTACGGCGCCTATCCGTCGACGCTCGGCTACCGCGGCTTCCCCAAGTCGCTGTGCACCAGTGTCAACGAGGTGATCTGCCACGGGATCCCGGACTCGACGGTGCTGCGGGACGGCGACATCGTCAACCTCGACGTGACGGCGTACATCGGCGGGGTGCACGGCGACAACAACGCGACGTACCTGGTCGGGGACGTCGACGAGGAGAGCCGGCTGCTGGTCGAGCGGACGCGTGAGTCGCTGGAGCGCGCGATCAAGGCGGTCCGGCCGGGACGCCAGATCAACATCATCGGCAGGGTCATCGAGTCGTACGCCAAGCGCTTCGGGTACGGGGTGGTGCGGGACTTCACGGGGCACGGGATCAACTCGTCGTTCCACTCCGGGCTGATCATTCCGCACTACGACAGTCCGCACGCGACGACGGTCATCCAGCCCGGCATGACCTTCACGATCGAGCCGATGCTGACGCTCGGGACGCACGAGTACGACATGTGGGACGACGGCTGGACGGTCGTCACGAAGGACCGCAAGCGCACGGCGCAGTTCGAGCACACACTGGTGGTGACGGACAGCGGCGCCGAGATCCTGACGCTGCCGTAG
- the efeO gene encoding iron uptake system protein EfeO, whose amino-acid sequence MRAARLSAVTATATVAALTALTGCTEKGGSGDSDRVISVTATDSKCDVSKKEFPAGHVELAIENKGSKVTEVYILFPDDRVVSERENIGPGTKQTVTAEVKAGDYTIACKPGMKGDGIRQDVKATGGTAAKRDPRLDKAVAAYRTYVQEQADETLPLAETFAKAVKDGDIEAAKKAYAPSRIGWERTEPVAESFGDIDPKVDVREDGLEDGQDPEKDWTGWHRLERSLWKDKKLTARDSELADQLITDLKDWQNRVGKAEITPTSMANGAKELLDEVATGKVTGEEERYSHTDLVDFKANVEGAEKSYELLKPVAKENNAALTTELDKQFAALNTLLDKYRADKTSYDFTSYDKVGEDQQKELSDAVNALAEPLSKLAAAVVAK is encoded by the coding sequence ATGCGAGCCGCCAGACTCTCCGCAGTCACCGCCACCGCCACCGTGGCGGCCTTGACCGCCCTCACCGGGTGCACCGAGAAGGGCGGCTCCGGGGACAGCGACCGCGTGATCAGCGTGACCGCCACCGACAGCAAGTGCGATGTGTCGAAGAAGGAGTTCCCGGCCGGCCACGTCGAGCTCGCCATCGAGAACAAGGGCTCCAAGGTCACCGAGGTCTACATCCTCTTCCCGGACGACCGGGTCGTCAGCGAGCGCGAGAACATCGGTCCCGGCACCAAGCAGACCGTCACCGCCGAGGTCAAGGCCGGCGACTACACGATCGCCTGCAAGCCCGGCATGAAGGGCGACGGCATCCGCCAGGACGTCAAGGCCACTGGCGGCACCGCCGCCAAGCGCGACCCCCGCCTCGACAAGGCCGTCGCCGCCTACCGCACCTACGTGCAGGAGCAGGCCGACGAGACGCTGCCGCTCGCCGAGACCTTCGCCAAGGCGGTCAAGGACGGGGACATCGAGGCCGCGAAGAAGGCCTACGCCCCCTCCCGTATCGGCTGGGAGCGCACCGAGCCGGTCGCGGAGTCCTTCGGTGACATCGACCCGAAGGTCGACGTCCGCGAGGACGGCCTGGAGGACGGCCAGGACCCGGAGAAGGACTGGACCGGCTGGCACCGCCTGGAGCGCTCGCTGTGGAAGGACAAGAAGCTCACCGCCCGTGACTCCGAGCTCGCCGACCAGCTGATCACCGACCTCAAGGACTGGCAGAACCGGGTCGGCAAGGCCGAGATCACCCCGACCTCCATGGCCAACGGCGCCAAGGAGCTCCTGGACGAGGTCGCCACCGGCAAGGTCACCGGCGAGGAGGAGCGGTACTCGCACACCGACCTCGTCGACTTCAAGGCCAATGTGGAGGGCGCGGAGAAGTCGTACGAGCTGCTGAAGCCTGTCGCCAAGGAGAACAACGCCGCGCTCACGACCGAGCTCGACAAGCAGTTCGCCGCGCTCAACACGCTGCTGGACAAGTACCGCGCCGACAAGACGTCGTACGACTTCACCTCGTACGACAAGGTCGGCGAGGACCAGCAGAAGGAGCTGTCGGACGCGGTGAACGCCCTCGCGGAGCCGCTGTCCAAGCTCGCCGCCGCCGTTGTCGCGAAGTGA